The following is a genomic window from Thunnus maccoyii chromosome 13, fThuMac1.1, whole genome shotgun sequence.
CTTGATACACAGCTGAGGATTTCAATACAGCTTCTCTTTGTACTTTTGTTAAGTTGTTATGGTATAAGAGATAAAATGGACTCAACCTTGTCCATTATTTTCCTATATTAGGAGAGTTATTTGTGCATTATTGTAAACATCCATGTATCGCACCTATCTCTTTGCCAAGTCCGGAGTAACGGAGCGACCCTGCAGACGACACCACCGCGCAGCTCTTGTACGGCCCGAGCTCAGAGGTCAACGGCTTCGGTGGAAGCTGGGAGGCCCAGGGCAGGGACGAGAAGGGCTGGAGGTCAGCGGTCAAAGTCGTGACCTCTACCTTGTCCTTCAGCTGGCAGAGAAGCTCTGGACCGTTCAGCTTTGGCCTGCTGGACACACCGCCGGGCCCAGAGAGCTCAACTCCGTATTTATTCATCGCCtaaggacaaaacaagaaatcatTTGTTCTGAGAAAAATGTCTGAATATAGACAAATATCAAAATTTTTCAGCaccaatacaacttttttttagtttaggttttattttcaattcCAAAATCTAAAGTCACCGTCCTGGCTCCATACAGGACAACTTAATAAAGCCTTACCTGATAATTCTGCACCACCTTCCTCAGCCTGTTTCCCAGCATGCTGCTGGACATCTCGTCATCCCACACCTCTCCCAGGAGCCCGTGAGGCCCGAAGAACTCCGCGTCCCCCCCTCTGCCGCTCAGCTCGCCCCTCCACCGGCCTCCGAACAGGGTCTCCAGCGCACGCGTGAAGGGCCGCGGCAGCAGGCGGGTGAAAAACCCAGAGGGTTCCCTCTCTTTCGGCTTCCGCTTTGACGCTGACTCTTCGTGGGTGTGGTtcgcagaggagaggacagggaTTGGATGATGAGGGTCACCTGGGATGACACCTGGAAGCTTCTGAGGGTCGATGTGCACGGGCTTGGCTCCGCCTCGCAGCACCTGTGGGATTCAGAGGGATGTGTGCTTACAACTTACATTACCGACAGCCATTCCAGTCACAAGTGTTGCTGTAATCTTTGTAGTTTTTCCTTTTAGTGGTCTTACTGGTTAcagttcatttcattaaaatcaaCCTGTAGAGACCTGAAACTTGCTCACATAGCTAACGTGTGATAAAAAACACACGTCCGCACTGGTTTTTGTTAAAGTTACTTAACATGGGAGTTTTAATAGTGATAAAATAGTGAAGTGTGTCTGTGAATCCTCCCTGGTGGTGCATTCCGGTGCTTTAGTGAAGGTCTGCTATGATGTTTGGAAACTCAACAGGGAATATTTATCAGACATTACTATCATAAAAACTTAAAGAGTTACTTGCATTGAATGGCCTCTGTTGGGATGCGACTAACAATCCCAGAGCTTTTCATAAGTCTGTGTTACATAATTCAGCAAGAAAACCAACATGACAGAGAAACTCGTCGACAGACCTTGATGACAGAGTGTGTGCGAGGTTGAGCCCGGGTCCGTGCCCGGACGCCGAAGATGGCATCAGTAACGGGCACGCTGTTTTCAGCACAGATGGCGTAGAGAAGAGCCATGGAGATGCAGAAGAAGGCCATGCAGAGCGCTCCGCGGCGAGCCCGACGCCTCAGACGCCATAGCAGGCTGACTCTGTCCATCGCCGCCCCGGGGATCTGCAGAGGACACACAGGTAAGTTTATCCAAACTTGTGAAATGCAACAACTAAAATCAAGAAAGCAACAGTTTTCACAAGCACATAAATTATCAGCAATGACTTCACCTGTACGAAACGTATACTGTGTATAATTCTGGGTTTGTCAGGATTGTAACTGCACTGATGAAGGCTGATCAGAAACATTTATAGATAGATTGATCGATACTTTAATAATCCTGATACACCATACAGAGGAAATCACACAAGCTGTCAGAAGTA
Proteins encoded in this region:
- the st6gal1 gene encoding beta-galactoside alpha-2,6-sialyltransferase 1 isoform X3, translating into MHHVLFKIPGAAMDRVSLLWRLRRRARRGALCMAFFCISMALLYAICAENSVPVTDAIFGVRARTRAQPRTHSVIKVLRGGAKPVHIDPQKLPGVIPGDPHHPIPVLSSANHTHEESASKRKPKEREPSGFFTRLLPRPFTRALETLFGGRWRGELSGRGGDAEFFGPHGLLGEVWDDEMSSSMLGNRLRKVVQNYQAMNKYGVELSGPGGVSSRPKLNGPELLCQLKDKVEVTTLTADLQPFSSLPWASQLPPKPLTSELGPYKSCAVVSSAGSLRYSGLGKEIDSHDAVLRFNAAPTTGYEKDVGSKTTIRLINSQVMASDDHRFLSSSLYSTGVLVAWDPAPFSADLTQWYNRTDYPIFTQYQRYRRLHPLQPFYILHPCVEWQVWQRIQDNMAEPIQKNPPSSGLLGTVLMMSLCEVVHVYEFLPSRRKTELCHYYQRFYDAACTLGAYHPLLYEKNLVKRMNQGPDRDIYTHGRVTLPGFSTLNCTHAAGGLASADGKKQ
- the st6gal1 gene encoding beta-galactoside alpha-2,6-sialyltransferase 1 isoform X1 translates to MHHVLFKSRRYQGNTGSAGSTFNLLICWNNLSKIPGAAMDRVSLLWRLRRRARRGALCMAFFCISMALLYAICAENSVPVTDAIFGVRARTRAQPRTHSVIKVLRGGAKPVHIDPQKLPGVIPGDPHHPIPVLSSANHTHEESASKRKPKEREPSGFFTRLLPRPFTRALETLFGGRWRGELSGRGGDAEFFGPHGLLGEVWDDEMSSSMLGNRLRKVVQNYQAMNKYGVELSGPGGVSSRPKLNGPELLCQLKDKVEVTTLTADLQPFSSLPWASQLPPKPLTSELGPYKSCAVVSSAGSLRYSGLGKEIDSHDAVLRFNAAPTTGYEKDVGSKTTIRLINSQVMASDDHRFLSSSLYSTGVLVAWDPAPFSADLTQWYNRTDYPIFTQYQRYRRLHPLQPFYILHPCVEWQVWQRIQDNMAEPIQKNPPSSGLLGTVLMMSLCEVVHVYEFLPSRRKTELCHYYQRFYDAACTLGAYHPLLYEKNLVKRMNQGPDRDIYTHGRVTLPGFSTLNCTHAAGGLASADGKKQ
- the st6gal1 gene encoding beta-galactoside alpha-2,6-sialyltransferase 1 isoform X4, which encodes MGYKIPGAAMDRVSLLWRLRRRARRGALCMAFFCISMALLYAICAENSVPVTDAIFGVRARTRAQPRTHSVIKVLRGGAKPVHIDPQKLPGVIPGDPHHPIPVLSSANHTHEESASKRKPKEREPSGFFTRLLPRPFTRALETLFGGRWRGELSGRGGDAEFFGPHGLLGEVWDDEMSSSMLGNRLRKVVQNYQAMNKYGVELSGPGGVSSRPKLNGPELLCQLKDKVEVTTLTADLQPFSSLPWASQLPPKPLTSELGPYKSCAVVSSAGSLRYSGLGKEIDSHDAVLRFNAAPTTGYEKDVGSKTTIRLINSQVMASDDHRFLSSSLYSTGVLVAWDPAPFSADLTQWYNRTDYPIFTQYQRYRRLHPLQPFYILHPCVEWQVWQRIQDNMAEPIQKNPPSSGLLGTVLMMSLCEVVHVYEFLPSRRKTELCHYYQRFYDAACTLGAYHPLLYEKNLVKRMNQGPDRDIYTHGRVTLPGFSTLNCTHAAGGLASADGKKQ
- the st6gal1 gene encoding beta-galactoside alpha-2,6-sialyltransferase 1 isoform X2, which codes for MGYKSRRYQGNTGSAGSTFNLLICWNNLSKIPGAAMDRVSLLWRLRRRARRGALCMAFFCISMALLYAICAENSVPVTDAIFGVRARTRAQPRTHSVIKVLRGGAKPVHIDPQKLPGVIPGDPHHPIPVLSSANHTHEESASKRKPKEREPSGFFTRLLPRPFTRALETLFGGRWRGELSGRGGDAEFFGPHGLLGEVWDDEMSSSMLGNRLRKVVQNYQAMNKYGVELSGPGGVSSRPKLNGPELLCQLKDKVEVTTLTADLQPFSSLPWASQLPPKPLTSELGPYKSCAVVSSAGSLRYSGLGKEIDSHDAVLRFNAAPTTGYEKDVGSKTTIRLINSQVMASDDHRFLSSSLYSTGVLVAWDPAPFSADLTQWYNRTDYPIFTQYQRYRRLHPLQPFYILHPCVEWQVWQRIQDNMAEPIQKNPPSSGLLGTVLMMSLCEVVHVYEFLPSRRKTELCHYYQRFYDAACTLGAYHPLLYEKNLVKRMNQGPDRDIYTHGRVTLPGFSTLNCTHAAGGLASADGKKQ